From the genome of Desulfomonilia bacterium:
GCGATACGCGAGCACTATCTGCCTGCATCGGCAGATGACATACTGCCTTCGGATGCCATCGGTGATATCGTCGGAATAGCTGACAGGATAGACACCATCTGCGGCTGCTTCGGACTGGGCATGCTGCCGACCGGCACGTCAGACCCCTTCGCTCTCAGAAGGCAGACCATAGCCATCGAGAATATCATACTGGGCAAGGGCTACAGGATATCAATCGCAGCGATAATAGACAAAGCCATGGAATCACTCGGAACGAAAATCAAAAGGCCAAAAGCCGAAGTCAAATCCGAGGTCATGGAATATTTCCGCCAGAGGTTTACAGGCCTTCTGCAGTCAAAGGGCATATCGGGCGACGTGATTGAATCGGTCACAGGCTCTTTCGATGACGCCCTTGACACCTTCAAGAGGGCGGAAGCGATCGCCGCAATCAAGAATGAAGCATGGCTCTCATCTATCTGTGCAGCCTCCAAGCGTGTGGAAAACATACTGAAGAAGGCCGATGCAGGAGACGCCATCGAAAAGGGACTGCTGGCTCAGAGTCAGGAAATCGAACTGTTCAATATTTTTACCGCGGTTGAAAAACCCTTTATAACTCATGCGGACAAAGGCGAGTATTCCGAAGCCCTTAAACTGCTGGCAGGGATGAAGGAGCCTATCGATGCATTTTTCGACAAGGTGCTCGTCATGGCCGAGGACATGCACATCCGCGCAAACAGGCTGGCCCTGCTTAAAAACATCGTGTCAATGTTCTCAAGGGTGGCAAAATTTTCCGCGATAGCGACATAAAACAGTTATGAGTGGTGAGTGGTGAGTGGTGAGATAAAACAAGATTCCCACGCTTTGTCATGTTTCCTGTTTTGCTTCTTAAGTAAAAGGGGCAGAGAAATCATACTTCTTTTTCTTACTTATTCTCACCACTCACCACTCACCACTCACCACTATCACATATGAAACAAATATTAACCGCCAGAAGGCGTCCCGAAGATCTCTTAGGTGATATGCGGGACGCCTTCGCAATCGATTGCGACCGTATTCTGCATTCCGCCGCTTACACATCTTATATCGATAAAACCCAGGTTTTTTCACTTATCGGCCATCAGGGCATCTCCCACAGGGTAATTCACGTGCAGCTTCTCTCGCGTATAGCACGCACGATAGGCCGGAAATTAGGCCTTATTGATGACCTGATAGAAGCGATAGCCATAGGCCATGACATAGGACATCCCCCTTTCGGCCATGACGGTGAGAACTATCTGGACAGACTATGCAGGAATGCCGGTATCGGCCTGTTCGCGCATAACGTGCAGGGTGTATGGATGCTCGAGCGCATTGAGAAAAACGGAAAAGGCCTTAATCTTAGCCTTGCCGTGCTGGACGGCATTTTGTGCCATAACGGCGAGACCACGGAGCAGGACATAACACCCGACAACGCATCATCCTTCAATGAGCTGGACCGGAAAATCGCCATATGCCTTGAGGGAAAAATTCCGAAGCCTGCGACAATGGAAGGCTGCCTCGTGCGCTTTGTTGACACGGTAAGCTATATCGGGCGAGACATCGAGGATGCGATCCTGCTCGGAATCATATCAAGACGGGACATCCCGAAAGAAGCCGCTTTCATCCTCGGCGACACCAACGGGAAGATTGTATACAGGCTTGTGGAAGATCTCATCGCTAATTCGACGGACAAAATGATTTCCTATTCAACAAGAGTTTTTGAGGCGCTCAAGATACTCAAGGAGTTCAACTACAATAAAATTTATCTCAACCCTCGCGTGAAAGCCGAATCTGAGAAGATTGGAAATATGTACAGCCTCGTTTTTGAAAGCCTGGTCAGCGACATTGAGAAAGGCAATACTCTGTCTCCTGTCATTACCAGATTCGTTTCCCGCATTGAAAAGACCTATAAAGAAGGACTCAGTCCAGCGGTAATCGCAAGGGACTATATTGCCGGACTTACCGACACTGCATTTCTGAGGCTTTTCACCGAGATGTACATCCCCCGCAGCAAACAGGAATCCTGCTGAGTTTTGCTGGTAGAAATGTTTCAGATCACAAAAGATTTAATCTGATTCATAATAATAGGCCAGTACCGGTGAATTACAAAACAAATTCACCGGTGCTGTTTGTATTGTAAGTCTTTATCCCTGGCAAAAATCAAAATCGGGACAGGTATCGATGATTCTTATGTAATCCGATAACAGCCTCATGAATAAGTCTTCCGTCTGTGGATCAAGAAGTTCAAACATATCCTGCATAAATGTGATTTCTTCCAGATAAAGGGTTCCTGTAATCGGGATGCCGTTATACTCAAAAATACTGTAAATATTATTGAGAATTATGCCGCCTGAATTAAACACATAATATAAAGTCTGCGGTTTATAAGCACCATCAGGCCAGTCGCCTGTTGCGTTATCGAGGAATACTATTCTCCATCCATTGCTGAAACCAAGTTGCAGCCACTGCAGTTGAATGTCTCTGCCGTCAGAATTTTTCTGATAATTCAAATATCCAGTATAGTTCTTGAATTGAAGCCATGAGTCATCTGAAATTGGCAGATGGAGGCCTGTTGTTCCACTTCCGCAACCGACAGGATAATCACCATAAGCATTTTTCAATCTGACCAGCCGCATGTCAAGACTGCCGGTGCTTTGATTATAGATTCGTCCACCCTCTCCACCTGCATAAAACCAGCATGCGCCATGACTCCAGTTATTCCACGGGTATCCGTTTATATCGTTTCCCGCCTCCCATTCCTCGTTAAATAATTTATTTCCCCATCCGGCTGTGATCTCATCTTGCAACGGGAAAACCTTTGCAACAATAGCGTTATCCTTTTCCAGCCCCAATGTTCCCTTGAAAACGAGCGTCCACTTGACTGTCTGGAAATTATCGATGGTTATCGGGTTGTCAGTTGGCATATA
Proteins encoded in this window:
- a CDS encoding HD domain-containing protein, producing MKQILTARRRPEDLLGDMRDAFAIDCDRILHSAAYTSYIDKTQVFSLIGHQGISHRVIHVQLLSRIARTIGRKLGLIDDLIEAIAIGHDIGHPPFGHDGENYLDRLCRNAGIGLFAHNVQGVWMLERIEKNGKGLNLSLAVLDGILCHNGETTEQDITPDNASSFNELDRKIAICLEGKIPKPATMEGCLVRFVDTVSYIGRDIEDAILLGIISRRDIPKEAAFILGDTNGKIVYRLVEDLIANSTDKMISYSTRVFEALKILKEFNYNKIYLNPRVKAESEKIGNMYSLVFESLVSDIEKGNTLSPVITRFVSRIEKTYKEGLSPAVIARDYIAGLTDTAFLRLFTEMYIPRSKQESC